AAACCCCGGAGCGCATCAGGCTGGTAAAAGAATAATTCGCAACGTTGAAATCTTCCTGGAAAATTACTTAAAAGCCGGGAGCTGTTGTATGCCCTCTGGCCGGAATTGTAACCCTTGCGGCTTTTATTTTGAAGAAATTTGTACCCTATCTGTTTTTGTGCTTTTTGAGTGTGGTATTGATTGCCTCACAGCCACCCCGCCGGGGTGCTGAGATCAAGGTCATGAGTTTCAATGTCCGTCATGGGGAAGGTATGGATGAGAAGTCTAACTTGATGGGTATCCTGAGGATAATCAGAGAACAAAAGCCTGATATTGTCACGTTACAGGCGGTAGATAGTTTGGTATCCGATAGTAAAACGCAATTTCAGTTACGGCAACTGGCCGTACAAACCGGGATGCATTATTTGTATGGCGTTGCGGAGGAGTCCGAAAACGGTTCGCAGGGCGTAGGTATTTTGTCCAGATGGCCTTTTGAAAATTCACAGGTGATCAAATTACCCTCCACTCCAGGAGCTGACCCGAAAATATTGCTGTGTGGGCTGATCAGCCATTCGAGGTACCTGACATTTCGTATCTGTAATTCGAGGCTTGAATATGCCTCCGTGATTGACAGGGCGTTACAGGCTGCCTATATCAACAGAATGCTCGAGGAAAGCATACAGCCGGTTATGCTGGGGATGGATATGGGAGCGAGGCCAAATGAGCAGCCTTATTTTTCTTTCAGGAAAAAATGGCAGGACGCAGGGCAAGGCTCTCAGTTAGGTACCTGGGCTGAGGGGCTCCCGGGCGACAGGCTGGATTATATTTTTGTATTACTCAACAACAAGGTGCGTGTTAAAAACTATAGGGTAGTCAGAGGTTACCCACAGGTTTCGGATCACTTTCCCATCGTTGCCACCATTGAATTCTGGTAATCACATGAACTTCTCAAATCTTAGAATAGGCCTTTTTATTCCCTGTTATGTGGACCAGTTCTACCCGCAGGTAGGTATTGCCACGCTTGAACTGCTGGAAAAGCTGGGTTGCAATGTTGTTTTTCCTCTTAATCAAACCTGTTGCGGGCAACCCATGGCAAACTCTGGTTTTGAAAGTATGACGGGTTCATGCAACAGCCTGTTTTATAATTCTTTCTCGGATTGCGACTATGTGGTGTCTCCTTCGGGAAGTTGTGTGCTGCATATCAAGGAGCACCTGAAGGTGGAGGACAAACCGGAGGAATCGAAGGTTTTAAGAAAGAGAGTGTACGAACTGGTGGAATTTATTACTGATGTTTTGAAAATTGATTCAATCCAGGCAGAGTTCCCACATCGGGTAGGATTACACCAGGGATGCCACGGGCAACGGGGGCTTCACCTGTCCCAGATGTCGGAACTGAATGCAGCACCTTATTCAAAGCCCGAAACGCTGCTTAAAAGTGTCAATGGATTGGAACTTATCAGCTTGGACAGGAAGGACGAGTGCTGTGGTTTTGGAGGTACTTTCTGCGTGAGCGAGGAAGCAATATCCGTTAAGATGGGTAAAGACAGAGTTGCGGACCATGTCAGACATGATGCCGAATATATTACGGGTTCCGATATGAGCTGTCTGATGCACCTGGAGGGAATCTTAAAACGAGGTAATTCAGGTGTAAAGGTGAAGCATATTGCAGAAATCCTGAACAGTGCTGTAAAACAAATACCGGCACCCTTATGAGCACCGGTATTTTACAAAGTTTACGGAAGTTCAGAATCTGAGAAGCGTCTGTCGTTAGTTGATAGAAGAAACGACGCGGCTCGTCTTGGTCAAAATATCAAACGATTGAGCATACTTCTCTTTGCCATCCGTGATTTCGAAGGTATAAGTACCGTCCATCAGGGTCGACAGGTCAAAATATTTCAGATAGTTTGAATCAGTACGTCTGTTTTCTGAAAAAAGAACATTTTTATCAGTATCCAGAATACGTACAGCAACTATTTTTGACTGAGGTGTGATATATGAAACGCGGAATTGCATGGGTTTAACCTGCACAACGCTTAACTTCTCGGAAGTAGTTTCGCTTTTGTCTGCAGTAGCTAAGTTATTCTGTGCATTAGAAGTAAATGCCGAACCTGATAAAAGCATGCCGGTCAGGGCTGCTGCGAATAGAGTGTTTTTGGTTTTCATAGGAGTTGAAATTTGTTTGTGTCTAAAAAAAGTTAAAATTAAACTTTGATCAGACTCCGATGCCCCGATCGAAAAACTTTGTAATTCAAAGGTATAAGCTATTGCAATACAATCAAATAGCATTTTTAAGATATTTTTAAAAATGTTTAATAAATAATCTGTTGACTTTAAATAGTACAATGAATGTGAAAAGTACAATTTAAGTTCTTTAAAAAGTACTATTAACTAATTGTTAAGAGAACCATGACGAAGGTAACGATGGATCACGCAGCAGCTTCCGAGGTGTTTAACCGCGATGAAAGTTATGTAGACTGGCATGACGAAACGCTGTGGTTTGTGCGCCAGAAACGTGACAGATCTTCCAAGCAGCTTCCTGAATGGGAAGCTTTGAGGGAATCGGCATCACAGATCAAAAATTATGTTTTGTCGCATCTGGATGAATTGCTGGTCGCTTTCGAAGAAAAGGCGAAGGCGAATGGCATACATGTGCATTGGGCAACAGACGCGGCGGAGCATAACGAGATTGTACTGGGTATCCTGAAAAAGCACAATGTGAAGCAAATGGTTAAAAGTAAATCCATGCTCACAGAAGAATGTCATATGAATGATTTCCTCTCGCGTAACGGGGTTGAGGTGATTGATACCGATTTGGGTGAAAGGATCGTTCAGCTGCGTGAGGAGCCGCCTAGCCACATTGTATTACCTGCGATTCACCTCAAGAAAAAAGATATTGGCGACTTATTTCATGAACATCTGGGGACAGACGAAGGTGCAACGGACCCGCAGTATCTGACCGAAGCGGCAAGGCAGCATTTGCGCGACAAATTCCTGACCCGCAAGGCCGCACTGACCGGGGTAAATTTTGCCATTGCGGAAACGGGAGGCTTTGTGGTTTCGACCAACGAAGGGAATGCGGACATGGGCGCCCACCTGGCCGATGTGCACATTGCCTGTATGGGATTTGAAAAGATTATCCCGAGGCAGGAACATTTGGGAGTATTCCTGAGATTACTCGCCAGAAGTGCCACCGGCCAGCCGATCACCACTTACAGCAGCCATTTCAAAAAACCACGGGCCGGGCAGGAGATGCATATCGTGATCCTTGACAATGGACGCAGTACCCAGCTGGGCCGGGCCGATTTCCGTAATTCGCTGAAATGCATCCGTTGCGGTGCCTGCATGAATACCTGCCCTGTTTATCGCCGTAGCGGGGGGCATAGTTACCACAACGCGGTTGCGGGGCCGATCGGATCTATTCTGGCACCCAATCTGGATATGACTAAAAACGCTGA
This portion of the Dyadobacter sp. CECT 9275 genome encodes:
- a CDS encoding endonuclease/exonuclease/phosphatase family protein → MKKFVPYLFLCFLSVVLIASQPPRRGAEIKVMSFNVRHGEGMDEKSNLMGILRIIREQKPDIVTLQAVDSLVSDSKTQFQLRQLAVQTGMHYLYGVAEESENGSQGVGILSRWPFENSQVIKLPSTPGADPKILLCGLISHSRYLTFRICNSRLEYASVIDRALQAAYINRMLEESIQPVMLGMDMGARPNEQPYFSFRKKWQDAGQGSQLGTWAEGLPGDRLDYIFVLLNNKVRVKNYRVVRGYPQVSDHFPIVATIEFW
- a CDS encoding lactate utilization protein B, giving the protein MTKVTMDHAAASEVFNRDESYVDWHDETLWFVRQKRDRSSKQLPEWEALRESASQIKNYVLSHLDELLVAFEEKAKANGIHVHWATDAAEHNEIVLGILKKHNVKQMVKSKSMLTEECHMNDFLSRNGVEVIDTDLGERIVQLREEPPSHIVLPAIHLKKKDIGDLFHEHLGTDEGATDPQYLTEAARQHLRDKFLTRKAALTGVNFAIAETGGFVVSTNEGNADMGAHLADVHIACMGFEKIIPRQEHLGVFLRLLARSATGQPITTYSSHFKKPRAGQEMHIVILDNGRSTQLGRADFRNSLKCIRCGACMNTCPVYRRSGGHSYHNAVAGPIGSILAPNLDMTKNADLPFASTLCGSCSNVCPVKIDIHDQLYKWRQVLASQGYIPKSKEVGIKAMSVVLSQPRFYQWSGRLGRAVMRTVPFVVNNSLNPWFKQREMPEPPRESFRDWYVRNRKN
- a CDS encoding (Fe-S)-binding protein, which produces MNFSNLRIGLFIPCYVDQFYPQVGIATLELLEKLGCNVVFPLNQTCCGQPMANSGFESMTGSCNSLFYNSFSDCDYVVSPSGSCVLHIKEHLKVEDKPEESKVLRKRVYELVEFITDVLKIDSIQAEFPHRVGLHQGCHGQRGLHLSQMSELNAAPYSKPETLLKSVNGLELISLDRKDECCGFGGTFCVSEEAISVKMGKDRVADHVRHDAEYITGSDMSCLMHLEGILKRGNSGVKVKHIAEILNSAVKQIPAPL